The proteins below are encoded in one region of Enhydrobacter sp.:
- a CDS encoding response regulator transcription factor codes for MTTPMKEIAPAWPNSGPTANPADDAATAERVRLILVDDDDDFREAASAELMDFGFDVTSFADGAAMLASIAEGKMAADVIVLDWGLPSLAGIDLLPRLRREGILLPVVFLTGRTSPSHENLAFDRGALDFVDKARGVPILAKRLRLIVESSKRPRELTVDETLHCGRLMLKPRVSRAFWDDTDVNLTLTEFNIVRLLASNIGHHVTYRAVYDCMHHVGFIAGSGEHGYRTNVRSSIKRIRNKFRLVDPSFDAIENYPSFGYRWGGSSASTS; via the coding sequence GACAACACCGATGAAGGAAATCGCGCCTGCTTGGCCCAACTCCGGGCCCACGGCCAATCCGGCGGATGACGCCGCGACGGCCGAGCGCGTTCGCCTCATCCTTGTCGATGACGACGACGATTTCCGTGAAGCGGCCTCTGCGGAATTGATGGATTTCGGCTTCGACGTCACGAGCTTTGCCGACGGCGCCGCGATGCTGGCCTCGATCGCCGAGGGCAAGATGGCCGCCGACGTGATCGTGCTGGACTGGGGTCTGCCTTCACTGGCGGGCATCGACCTGTTGCCCAGGCTCCGGCGCGAGGGCATCCTCCTGCCGGTCGTGTTCCTCACCGGCCGCACCTCTCCCAGCCACGAGAATCTCGCCTTCGACCGCGGCGCCCTCGACTTCGTCGACAAGGCACGGGGCGTGCCAATTCTCGCCAAACGCCTGCGTCTTATAGTAGAATCATCGAAGCGGCCGCGTGAGCTGACGGTCGACGAGACGCTTCACTGCGGCCGTCTGATGCTGAAACCTCGCGTCAGCCGTGCATTTTGGGATGATACCGACGTCAATTTAACTCTTACCGAATTTAACATCGTGCGGCTGCTCGCGTCGAATATCGGCCACCACGTGACCTACCGTGCGGTCTACGACTGCATGCATCACGTGGGCTTTATCGCTGGGAGCGGCGAACATGGCTATAGAACCAATGTCCGTTCATCGATCAAGCGAATACGAAACAAGTTCCGACTCGTCGATCCCAGCTTCGACGCCATCGAGAACTACCCCTCATTCGGTTACCGCTGGGGAGGCTCCTCGGCTTCCACGTCGTAG